GATGAAGTGGGTCATGCCGAACTGGCGGGCCATCGCCTCGCGCGCCGGGTTGATGTCCACGCCGATGATCTTGTCGGCGCCCACCATCTTGGCGCCCTGGATCACGTTGAGGCCGATGCCGCCGAGGCCGAACACCACGACGGTGGCGCCCGCCTCCACCTTCGCGGTGAACAGCACGGCCCCGATGCCCGTGGTGACGCCGCAGCCGATGTAGCAGACCTTGTCGAACGGCGCGTCGGACCGGATCTTCGCGAGCGAGATCTCCGGCGCCACGATGTGGTTCGCGAACGTGGACGTGCCCATGTAGTGCAGGATGGGCTTGCCGTCGAGGGAGAAGCGGCTCGTGCCGTCGGGCATCAGGCCCTTGCCCTGCGTGCCGCGGATCAGCTGGCACAGGTTGGTCTTGCGGCTCAGGCAGAACTTGCACTGGCGGCACTCGGGCGTGTAGAGCGGGATCACGTGGTCGCCCTTCTTGAGCGACGTGACACCCGGACCCACGTCCACGACCACGCCGGCGCCTTCATGGCCCAGGATCGCGGGGAACAGGCCTTCGGGGTCCGCGCCGGAGAGCGTGTACGCGTCGGTGTGGCAGATGCCCGTGGCCTTGATCTCCACCAGCACTTCGCCGAAGCGGGGGCCGTCGAGGTCGACGGTTTCGATGGTGAGGGGCTGGCCAGCCTTCCAGGCCACGGCGGCGCGGGTCTTCATGGGGAATTCCTTCGGTTCGGGGGATCGGCGCATTGTGTCAGCGTCGCGCCGATGCTGCAGGCCACGCGTGCGAACTGCGGTTTGTGCGGGGATCGCCCGGACGATGGTGTATGATTCCGCGCACAGGGACCCGCAAGTCGGTTCTGGTGAGTGATTGATGTGATGCCGCCTGGCCCCCCCAGGCGTTTGTTGGTAAATCCCCCCCCGATCCATCCTCTTGAGTGTGACTGCACGCACGGCATGTTGCTGCGCGTGACTTCGTGATTGATTGACAGAAAGACATCGTCCCATGACGACCCAAATCCAAACCGGTACCGTGAAGTGGTTCAACGAGAGCAAGGGCTACGGCTTCATCGCTCAGGACGCCGGCGGCGCCGACCTCTTCGCGCACTTCCGTGACATCGCCGGCTCCGGCTTCAAGACGCTGCTGGAAAACCAGCGCGTCGAGTTCGAAGTGAAGCAAGGCCAGAAGGGCCTGCAGGCCGCGAACATCCGCGTGATCTGATCGCGCGTTCGCCTGGCGAATGAGAAACGCGGCCTCCGGGCCGCGTTTTTTTTCGCCCGGGCGCCGGGTCAAAGCGCCTTCGAGCGGTCCGGCGGTGCCGGGATCGTCGCCGTGGGCGGCGGCACCACCGCGTGCGGCGTGCGCACCAGGCGCTCGACCGGGTAACCCGCGGCCCGCAACTGCTCGATCAGCGAGTCGTACACCGCGGCGTCCATGGACGGTGCCCGGGCCAGGATCCACAGGTACTCGCGGCCGGGCTCGCTGACCACCGAGTAGCGGTACTCGGGATCCAGCAGCACGACCCAGTAGTCGCCCCGCCCCAGCGGGAACCACTGCAGCCAGCTCGGCAGGAAACTCACCTTCAGCTGGGCGCCGGTGTCCACGCCGGGCGCGGGTGTCGCGCGACCTTCGCTGACCTGGTACTTGCCGCTGCTTTCGCGGCAGCGGTTGACCACCCCCACGGACCCGTCCGGATTGGGCGTGTACGTGGCCGTCACGTCGCCGGTGCACCGCTCCTGGAAGCGGTTCGGCAGCCGGGCCAGCTCGTACCAGGTGCCGGCGTAGCGGGCGAGATCCACCTTCGGCACGCTGGTGACCGGCGGCGCCGCGAACACCGCGTTCAGGGCCAGCAGCCCGGCGAGGGTCACGGCACCGGACAGGCGCTGCAGGAAGGTGGTGCTCATGGGGGAAGTCCCGTGTTCTGGTGATGGCTTCGACTATAGAAACGAAGGGTGCCCGGTGGTGTCGGGCGCGCGCGCCACCCGGTGTCGGCGTCCTCTGACATCTGCGCGACACGGCGCCCCCGGTGCCACCGCTACCATCCCGCACCCCTCGTCAGAACCTTTGCCGGAGACCCGCCCATGGCCACCTCGCTGATGAACCACCAGATCCGCCTCGCCGCCCGGCCCACGGGCCTGCCCACCCGCGCCAACTGGCAGGTCACCGACGAACCGGTGCCCGCCCTCGCCGACGGCGACGTGCTGATCAAGGTGCTCGTGCTGTCCCTCGACCCGGCCATGCGCGGCTGGATGAACGAAGGCAAGAGCTACATCCCCCCGGTGGGCATCGGCGAGGTGATGCGCGCCGGCGGCATCGGTGTCGTGATCGACTCGAAGAACCCGGCCTACCAGGTGGGCGACCACGTCACCGGCACCATGGGCGTGCAGACCCACGCCCTCGTGCCCGCGAGCGAGATGCGCCGCAACGGCCTCGCGAAGATCGACGCGAAGGCCGGCTCCCTCACGCAGTGGCTCAACGTGCTGGGCATGCCCGGCATGACCGGCTACTTCGGCCTGATGGACGTGGGCCAGCCGAAGGCGGGCGAGACCCTCGTGGTGTCGGGCGCCGCCGGCGCCGTGGGCCAGACCGTGGGCCAGCTCGCGAAGATCCTCGGCCTGCGCGCCGTGGGCATCGCCGGCGGCAAGGCCAAGTGCGACTGGGTCGTCGACGAACTCGGCTTCGACGCCTGCATCGACTACAAGGCCGGCCCCATCAAGGACGCGCTGCGCCAGGCCTGCCCGAACGGCGTCGACATCTACTTCGACAACGTGGGCGGCGAGATCCTCGACACGGTGCTGACGCGCATCAACCGCAAGGCCCGCATCGTGATCTGCGGTGCCATCAGCCAGTACAACAACACCACGCCGGTCAAGGGCCCGTCGAACTACATGTCGCTGCTCGTGAACCGCGCGCGCATGGAGGGCATCGTCGTGTTCGACTACGCGGACCGCTACCCGCAAGCCATCGCCGAGATGGCGGGCTACCTGCGCGACGGCCGCATGAAGAGCAAGGAGGACGTGGTCGACGGCATCGACACCTTCCCCGAGACCCTGCTGAAGCTCTTCAACGGCGAAAACTTCGGGAAGCTGGTGCTCAAGGTCGCGGACGCCTGAACACGCCCCCCGGGGAGTTGCACACTTGTTCACATTCCCCGGGTCATACAACGACAGAACACCCGTTTCGCGGGGGCTTCCCCGGGGGAACGGGTGAGTCGAAAGGACTAGACTGGCGCGGCGTCACCACTCCACGAACCGCGCCTGTTCAATGGCCTCACCTCGCCTCACTCCGCCTGCGAGCATGGCCCTGCCCGAGGGGGCCGCACTGCTCGATGCGGTGTCCGACCTTCTGGCACTGCTCGACGCCGAAGGCCGCGTGCTGTGGGTCAACCGCAGTTTCGAGCGCATCGGCGGCCGCCCCGCTGCCGACGTGGTGCAACGCCCGTTCGTCTCCCTGCTGCACGCCGAGATGCCGCCGCCGGTCACCAGCGAACCCTGGGACCCGGTGCAGGCCGCGCTCGACGGCGGTGACGCCCTGCCCCCCGACCACCTCGTTCCCTGGACCGACGGCACCGGCGCCCGCCGCTTCGGCACCCTCACGCTGACACCCTTGGCGGGCGGCGCGGGCCTGCCCGAGGCCGCCCGGTGGTACGCGGTCCTGCGCGACACCACCGCGCACCGCGAACTCGACGCCCACGCCACCCACCTCGCCGAGCTGCTCGACACCGCCCAGGACTTCGGCCGCCTGGGCATCTGGGAGCGCGAACTGCCGCTCGGCAAGGGCCGCTGGGACCGCCACATGTACCGTTTCTTCGGCCTCGACCCGGCCGACGGCGTGCCCGACTTCGAGGTGGTGGCCAGCAAGATCCACCCTGACGACCGCCCCGGCCAGCGCTACCGCGCGTCCAGCAACGCGGCCGGCCGCTACTCCAGCCGCTACCGCATCGCCCTGCCCGGCCAGCCGCACCGCCACGTCCACGCCCAGTGGGAAGTCAAGAACGGGCTCGACGGCAGCCCGGCGCTCGTCACCGGCATCATGGTCGACGACACCGAGGTGTACGACCTCGCCGAGTCGTTCAACAAGACCAGCGCCCAGTTGAAGATGGCCGTCGACCTCGGCAACATCGCCATCTGGCGGCACGACCTGCGCAGCAACCGCTTCTTCTACAACGACCGCGCCTTCGAGGTGGTGGGCATCCCGCCGCGCCCCGAGGGGCTCGACGCCGAGGAAGTGCGCGCCCTCATCCATCCGGACGACCTGCCGCAGGTGTTCGCCGCCGCCGAGGCCGCGCTGCACTCCGACCGCCCCGTCGACATGGAGGCGCGCTACCGGCGCTCCGACGGCAGCTGGCGCTACGTGCTCACGCGCCGCATGCTGCGCCGCGACGAACACGGCGACCCGGTCGAGTTCGTGGGCGTGGCGCTCGACGTGAGCGAGCAGGTCGAGAAGAACCGGCACGCGAGCGAGATGGCCAAGCGCCTGGAAATCGCCGCGTCGGCCTCGGGCATGGGCGTGTGGAGCCGCGACCCCGTCACCCGGCGCGCCGAGTGGAACTCGCAGATGTACGAGATCGTCGGGCGCTCGCCGGCCCAGGGCCTGCCCTCGCGCCACGAATGGGTCGAGGAGATCATCCACCCCGACGACCGGGTGCTGATGCGCAACGCCCACGCCGAGATGCTGGCGTCCAACGGCACCACCATCGAGCACCAGTACCGCATCCGCCGCCCCGATGGCGAGGTGCGCTGGCTCGTCAACCGCGCGCGCCACGAGGTGCGCGACGGCCACTCGATGCTCTTCGGCATCACGATGGACATCACGCAGCGCGTCGAGACCGAGACCGCGCTGCGCCAGGCCAACGAACGCATCGCCCTCGCGGCCCACGGCGCCGGCATCGGCACCTGGGAGCGCGACGTGCGCACCGACGCGGTCCAGTGGGACGCCCAGATGTTCCTGCTGCGCGGCCTCGACCCCGACGCGGGCGCCGACGTGGACCGCCTGCGCATCGAGCTGTGCCACCCCGACGACCTGCCGCGCATCCTCGAGGTCAACGAGACCTCCGTGCGCGACCACCGCATGTGCACCTACGAGTTCCGCGTGCGCCTGCCCGACGGCAACTGGCGGTGGCTCGCCTCGCGTTCGGTGCCCGTCTACGACGCCCACGGCGAGGCCGTGCGCCAGATCGGCGTGAACTGGGACATCCACGAACGCGTGATGGCCGAAGCCGAACGCCAGGACAAGCTCGTCGCCCAGCGCGAGAGCGAGGCCAAGTCGCAGTTCCTCGCGCGCATGAGCCACGAGCTGCGCACGCCGCTCAACGCCGTGCTCGGCTTCGCGCAGCTGCTGCAGCTGGGCGCGGGGCTCGATGCCGAGCAGCGCGAAAAGCTCGAGCACATCCACTCGGCCGGCGAACACCTGCTGTCCCTCATCAACGACGTGCTCGACCTGTCGAGCCTCGAGCAGGGCCAGCTGCGCGTGGACCTGCAGGCCGTGCCGCTGCACGACGTGCTGCAGGAATCGCTGCCCCTGGTGGACTCGCTGGCGATGCGCCACGGCGTGACCATCGCGCTCGGCTCGCTGCCTGGCGTCGCGTTCGGCGACCGCACCCGCATCCGGCAGGTCGTCATCAACCTGCTCACCAACGGCATCAAGTACAACCGCCGCAGCGGCGGCCGCGCCAGCGTGCGCTCCGAAGTGGGCGACACGCAGGTCACGCTGCACGTGAGCGACACCGGCCGCGGCATGACGCGGCAGCAGCTCGGGCAGCTCTTCGAGCCGTTCAACCGCCTGGGCGTCGAGCGCGAGGGCATCGAGGGCACCGGCATCGGCCTGGCCGTCGTGAAGGCGCTCGTCGAGCGCATGGGCGGATCCATCTCGGTGGAGAGCGAACCCGGCACCGGGTCCACCTTCACGGTGAGGCTGCCCCGGTTCAAGGAGATGCCGCCGGTGAAGGCCAGCGACCTCCCCGCCGCCGCCGCCACCGCGCCGGCCGGCCCGCGCCGCGCCGGGCAGTTGCTCTACATCGAGGACAACCCGATCAACCAGATCCTGGTCGAGGAACTGGTGCGCGGCCACGCGGGCCTCGCCATCGAGTCCAGCTCGAACGGCATGGCGGGCGTGCGCCGCGCGGCCGAGCTGCGCCCCGACCTGATCCTGATCGACATCCAGCTCCCCGACATCGACGGCTTCGAGGTGATGCGGCGCCTGCGCGAACAGCCGGCCACGGCCAACATCCCGTGCATCGCGCTGTCGGCCAACGCCATGCCGGAAGACATCGCGCGGGCATTGGCCGCGGGGTTCGAGGACTACTGGACCAAGCCCATCGCGTTCACCAACTTCCTGTCGGCGCTGGAGCGCCTGTTCCCCGAGGGCCTGGCGGCGGTCACGCGCTGATCTCCTGGGCCACGCGCCACAGCACGCCGGTGGGGTCCACCAGCGGGAAGTCGCGCAGGCCCCAGGGCTGGTCCTGCGGCGGGTCCACGCGCACCCCGAAACGTTCGACCACGCCGGACGCCATCACGTTCGCGTACCAGTCGTCCACGTTCTCCACGATGAGGTGCATCATGAAGTTGTGCGCGTGTTGCTCCACGAAGAACTCCTGCAGCAGGAACGCGGTGGACCCGAAGCGCACGAAGGCCATCGCGTCCGACATCCGGTCCACCTCGAAGCCGAGGGCACTGTAGAAGTCGGAGGACTGCGTCAGGTCGCGCGCGGGCACGTAGGCCTTCATTTCGAGGGTCTGCAAGTTCATGGCGGCTCCGGTGAAGAGGACGTGGCATTGTCGCGCCGCGAGGATAATGGACGCCCGTTCACCGCGTTGCCCGCCATGTCCGACCTCACCTCCTTCGCCGCCCTCCTCGCCGCCCGCACCCACGAGGCCGGCAGCGCCAGCGTCACCTTCACGATCCCCGAGGACTGGCAGCAGGGCCGCACCACGTTCGGCGGCCTGATCGCCACGCTCGCGGTGCAGGCCATGCGCGACGTGGCCGGTGGGGCGTGGGACGCCGGCGTGAAGCTGCGTGCGCTGCAGGTGAGTTTCATCGGCCCCGTCGACAAGGGCCCCGTGCGCGTGGACGTGCAGGTGCTGCGCGAAGGCAAGAGCGTGCGCCAGGTGCAGGCGCTCGTGGTGCAGGGCGGGCAGACGGCCGCGTTGCTGCTGGGCGTGTTCGGCGCCGCGCGCGAGACCACGGTGCCGGTGATGGCGCCCGAGCGGCCCGCGGTGGCCAGGGCGCCGGACGATTCGCAGCAGCTGCCGTTCATCCCCGGCGTGGCCCCGAACTTCACGCAGCACTTCGACTTCCGCTGGGCCGAAGGCCGCCTGCCGTTCACCGGCGCCGACAGCTGGTCGAGCCGCATGCACCTGCGCCTCAAGAGCGAGCCTGTCGATGCCGAGCTGCTCACCGTCCTGCTCGCCGACACGCCGCCCTCCCCGGTCATCAGCCGCTTCACGCGGCCCACGCCGGCGAGTTCGGTGTCGTGGGAGCTCGAGTTGCGCCCGGTGGCCGACGCCGCGCAGGGCGAAGCCTGGTGGCGCGTGGACACCGACGTGATCGCCGCGGCCGGCGGCTACGTCAACCAGGTGACGAAACTGTGGACGCCGGCGGGTGAACTGGCGTCCATCGGTTACCAGGTGGTGGCCGTGTACGGCTGAGGCCCTACACTCGCGCATCGACACATTCCGAACCCCGCACGCCGACGGGGCTTCCGAGGGAGAACAGGCTCATGCGTCTTGGTAAATGGCTGCTCGGCGTGCTGGTGCTGGGCCTTCTGGTGGCGGCCTATTTCGCCATCGTGATCAACTGGAACTACGCGAGCGGCGAACGCGCCGGCTGGGTCCAGAAGCTCTCGAACAAGGGCTGGCTCTGCAAGACGTGGGAGGGCGAACTCGCCCTGGTCTCGCTGCCGGGCAGCACGCCCGAGAAGTTCCAGTTCACGATCCACGACGACGCCGTGGCGGCCCAGGTCAATGCCGTGATGGGCCAGCGCGTGTCGCTGCACTACGTGCAGAAGGTGGGCCTGCCCACCACCTGCTTCGGCGAGACCCGCCACTACGTGACCGGCGTGCGCGTGCAGGACGAGATCCCGCTGGCGCCGGGCGTGGTGGTGCCGAAGCGGCCGCCCCCCGCCGCCTCGGCGCCCTGAGTCGGCGGCTCAGCCGAGCCCCTTCTCGATCGCCTGCGCCACGAGCGCATTGACGCCGCCCTCCGTGGTGGCCGCGCGCTCGTTGAGGCGCCGCACCAGGTCGGCCGGCAGCTTGCACGCGAACGGCACGAGGCCGGCGGCCGCATCGAGGCGGCGCTGCTCCCGCTTGTCGACCACGGCGTTCGCGCCTTGCGCGAACCGGTCGGGCACACCCGCCCCCTTCATCCGGCCCTCGATCTTGTGGGCCAGGTTCTTGGTCAGGTCGAACTTCTTCATCGTCATCGGTATACCTGCATGTCCATCGTCGTCAGCCTGCATTGTCGCCGGGCGGCGGAGGCATCTGGTCTAATCCCCGATCCTTTCTCTCCACCGACCGGTTCCGCCATGGCGCTCAAGGCCACGATCTACAAAGCCAACCTCCAGCTCGCCGACATGGACCGTAACGTCTATGGCGACCACGGCGTCACGATCGCCCGGCACCCGTCCGAGACCGACGAACGCATGATGATGCGGGTGCTGGCCTTCGCGCTGAACGTGCCGGCCGACAACCACAACGGCGACCTCGACTTCGCGAAAAGCCTGTGGGACACCGACGAGCCCGACCTCTGGCAGAAGGACCTCACGGGCCAGATCGTCCACTGGATCGACGTGGGCCAGCCCGACGACAAGCGCATGATGAAGTCGAGCCCGAAGGCCGAACGCGTGTCCGTGTACGCCTTCGCGTCGAGCACGCCGGTGTGGTGGAGCGGCGTCGCCACGAAGATCACGCGCGCCCGCAACCTCACCGTGTGGCAGGTGCCGGCCGAGCAGAGCCAGGCGCTCGCCGAACTGGCGCAGCGCACGATGCAGCTGCAGGTGACGGTGCAGGACGGCACCGTGTGGATC
This genomic stretch from Piscinibacter gummiphilus harbors:
- a CDS encoding S-(hydroxymethyl)glutathione dehydrogenase/class III alcohol dehydrogenase, producing the protein MKTRAAVAWKAGQPLTIETVDLDGPRFGEVLVEIKATGICHTDAYTLSGADPEGLFPAILGHEGAGVVVDVGPGVTSLKKGDHVIPLYTPECRQCKFCLSRKTNLCQLIRGTQGKGLMPDGTSRFSLDGKPILHYMGTSTFANHIVAPEISLAKIRSDAPFDKVCYIGCGVTTGIGAVLFTAKVEAGATVVVFGLGGIGLNVIQGAKMVGADKIIGVDINPAREAMARQFGMTHFINPKDTENVVDAIVQLTDGGADYSFECIGNTKVMRQALECTHKGWGRSIVIGVAEAGAEISTRPFQLVTGRKWEGSAFGGARGRTDVPKIVDWYMDGKINIDDLITHKLKLEQINEGFDLMHRGESIRSVVEF
- a CDS encoding cold-shock protein is translated as MTTQIQTGTVKWFNESKGYGFIAQDAGGADLFAHFRDIAGSGFKTLLENQRVEFEVKQGQKGLQAANIRVI
- a CDS encoding lipocalin family protein, which encodes MSTTFLQRLSGAVTLAGLLALNAVFAAPPVTSVPKVDLARYAGTWYELARLPNRFQERCTGDVTATYTPNPDGSVGVVNRCRESSGKYQVSEGRATPAPGVDTGAQLKVSFLPSWLQWFPLGRGDYWVVLLDPEYRYSVVSEPGREYLWILARAPSMDAAVYDSLIEQLRAAGYPVERLVRTPHAVVPPPTATIPAPPDRSKAL
- a CDS encoding NADP-dependent oxidoreductase, which produces MATSLMNHQIRLAARPTGLPTRANWQVTDEPVPALADGDVLIKVLVLSLDPAMRGWMNEGKSYIPPVGIGEVMRAGGIGVVIDSKNPAYQVGDHVTGTMGVQTHALVPASEMRRNGLAKIDAKAGSLTQWLNVLGMPGMTGYFGLMDVGQPKAGETLVVSGAAGAVGQTVGQLAKILGLRAVGIAGGKAKCDWVVDELGFDACIDYKAGPIKDALRQACPNGVDIYFDNVGGEILDTVLTRINRKARIVICGAISQYNNTTPVKGPSNYMSLLVNRARMEGIVVFDYADRYPQAIAEMAGYLRDGRMKSKEDVVDGIDTFPETLLKLFNGENFGKLVLKVADA
- a CDS encoding PAS domain-containing protein, whose product is MALPEGAALLDAVSDLLALLDAEGRVLWVNRSFERIGGRPAADVVQRPFVSLLHAEMPPPVTSEPWDPVQAALDGGDALPPDHLVPWTDGTGARRFGTLTLTPLAGGAGLPEAARWYAVLRDTTAHRELDAHATHLAELLDTAQDFGRLGIWERELPLGKGRWDRHMYRFFGLDPADGVPDFEVVASKIHPDDRPGQRYRASSNAAGRYSSRYRIALPGQPHRHVHAQWEVKNGLDGSPALVTGIMVDDTEVYDLAESFNKTSAQLKMAVDLGNIAIWRHDLRSNRFFYNDRAFEVVGIPPRPEGLDAEEVRALIHPDDLPQVFAAAEAALHSDRPVDMEARYRRSDGSWRYVLTRRMLRRDEHGDPVEFVGVALDVSEQVEKNRHASEMAKRLEIAASASGMGVWSRDPVTRRAEWNSQMYEIVGRSPAQGLPSRHEWVEEIIHPDDRVLMRNAHAEMLASNGTTIEHQYRIRRPDGEVRWLVNRARHEVRDGHSMLFGITMDITQRVETETALRQANERIALAAHGAGIGTWERDVRTDAVQWDAQMFLLRGLDPDAGADVDRLRIELCHPDDLPRILEVNETSVRDHRMCTYEFRVRLPDGNWRWLASRSVPVYDAHGEAVRQIGVNWDIHERVMAEAERQDKLVAQRESEAKSQFLARMSHELRTPLNAVLGFAQLLQLGAGLDAEQREKLEHIHSAGEHLLSLINDVLDLSSLEQGQLRVDLQAVPLHDVLQESLPLVDSLAMRHGVTIALGSLPGVAFGDRTRIRQVVINLLTNGIKYNRRSGGRASVRSEVGDTQVTLHVSDTGRGMTRQQLGQLFEPFNRLGVEREGIEGTGIGLAVVKALVERMGGSISVESEPGTGSTFTVRLPRFKEMPPVKASDLPAAAATAPAGPRRAGQLLYIEDNPINQILVEELVRGHAGLAIESSSNGMAGVRRAAELRPDLILIDIQLPDIDGFEVMRRLREQPATANIPCIALSANAMPEDIARALAAGFEDYWTKPIAFTNFLSALERLFPEGLAAVTR
- a CDS encoding VOC family protein — encoded protein: MNLQTLEMKAYVPARDLTQSSDFYSALGFEVDRMSDAMAFVRFGSTAFLLQEFFVEQHAHNFMMHLIVENVDDWYANVMASGVVERFGVRVDPPQDQPWGLRDFPLVDPTGVLWRVAQEISA
- a CDS encoding acyl-CoA thioesterase codes for the protein MSDLTSFAALLAARTHEAGSASVTFTIPEDWQQGRTTFGGLIATLAVQAMRDVAGGAWDAGVKLRALQVSFIGPVDKGPVRVDVQVLREGKSVRQVQALVVQGGQTAALLLGVFGAARETTVPVMAPERPAVARAPDDSQQLPFIPGVAPNFTQHFDFRWAEGRLPFTGADSWSSRMHLRLKSEPVDAELLTVLLADTPPSPVISRFTRPTPASSVSWELELRPVADAAQGEAWWRVDTDVIAAAGGYVNQVTKLWTPAGELASIGYQVVAVYG
- a CDS encoding ubiquitin family protein, yielding MRLGKWLLGVLVLGLLVAAYFAIVINWNYASGERAGWVQKLSNKGWLCKTWEGELALVSLPGSTPEKFQFTIHDDAVAAQVNAVMGQRVSLHYVQKVGLPTTCFGETRHYVTGVRVQDEIPLAPGVVVPKRPPPAASAP
- a CDS encoding YaeQ family protein, translating into MALKATIYKANLQLADMDRNVYGDHGVTIARHPSETDERMMMRVLAFALNVPADNHNGDLDFAKSLWDTDEPDLWQKDLTGQIVHWIDVGQPDDKRMMKSSPKAERVSVYAFASSTPVWWSGVATKITRARNLTVWQVPAEQSQALAELAQRTMQLQVTVQDGTVWIGDGQRSVEVTPERLTPV